The following proteins come from a genomic window of Microbacterium lemovicicum:
- a CDS encoding thioredoxin domain-containing protein, translating to MASRLADATSPYLRAHADNPVAWFPWGEEAFAEARRRDVPVMVSIGYSTCHWCHVMARESFSDAAVAAVLNDGFVSVKVDREEHPEVDAAYMAAAGAFTRNLGWPLTVFATPDGQPFFAGTYWPPEARPPMAGFPQVLGAVREAWTQRRSEVLDTGTQLAAALARLAEAEAADESRTPTREQLSDAAGRLIALEDREHGGFAAAGAGMQTPKFPTVPALRFLQAPRLDRTAADVATRALTAMASSELRDAVDGGFFRYATRRDWTVPHYERMLTDNAGLIDVALDAGDDRVARGIASFVREVLQLPSGGFAAAQDSESTIDGARSEGGYYLRDAAGRRDLAPPAVDGKVVTGWNGMAIGALARAALALDEPDLLEAARWAADAVLEVNVDDDGMLRRASLDEIPSRAPAALEDWGLLAGGLFDLAAATGEVAYAVRARELLDACLTDGSGTLIVRAPGGGDPVLAAQGLAAPADESDGDHPSGRSAVAAAAFTAWALGAGDRYRRVAAAMTATAAPSALAQPIGAGAMLRVAAQLAEGPRQVVVIAAPPTGALVDAARRVRADVLTFVTPAQAEAFAAAGFSLFEGKTSQGGAPTLYDCRDFACRLPVTEPDQVSAER from the coding sequence GTGGCTTCCCGCCTCGCCGACGCGACGAGCCCCTACCTCCGGGCCCACGCCGACAACCCTGTCGCCTGGTTCCCGTGGGGCGAGGAGGCCTTCGCCGAGGCGAGGCGGCGCGACGTCCCGGTGATGGTGTCGATCGGCTACTCGACCTGTCACTGGTGTCACGTGATGGCGCGGGAGTCCTTCTCGGACGCCGCCGTCGCAGCCGTCCTCAACGACGGATTCGTGTCGGTCAAGGTCGACCGCGAGGAGCACCCGGAGGTCGACGCGGCGTACATGGCCGCCGCCGGTGCGTTCACGCGGAACCTCGGCTGGCCGCTGACCGTCTTCGCGACCCCCGACGGGCAGCCGTTCTTCGCGGGCACGTACTGGCCTCCGGAGGCGCGTCCGCCGATGGCGGGCTTCCCGCAGGTGCTGGGCGCCGTGCGCGAGGCATGGACGCAGCGCCGCAGCGAGGTGCTCGACACCGGCACGCAGCTCGCCGCCGCCCTCGCGCGCCTCGCGGAGGCCGAGGCGGCCGACGAGTCGCGTACGCCCACGCGTGAGCAGCTCTCGGACGCCGCCGGGCGGCTCATCGCCCTCGAAGACCGCGAGCACGGCGGTTTCGCGGCCGCCGGCGCCGGCATGCAGACGCCGAAGTTCCCGACGGTGCCCGCGCTGCGGTTCCTCCAGGCGCCGCGGCTCGACCGCACCGCCGCAGACGTCGCCACGCGCGCCCTGACGGCGATGGCGTCATCCGAGCTGCGCGACGCTGTCGACGGCGGCTTCTTCCGGTACGCCACCCGGCGCGACTGGACCGTGCCGCACTACGAGCGCATGCTCACCGACAATGCCGGGCTCATCGACGTCGCCCTCGACGCGGGCGACGACCGTGTCGCCCGCGGCATAGCCTCCTTCGTCCGCGAGGTGCTGCAGCTTCCCTCGGGCGGCTTCGCCGCCGCACAGGACTCCGAGTCGACGATCGACGGCGCCCGCTCCGAGGGCGGCTACTACCTGCGCGATGCCGCGGGGCGCCGCGACCTGGCTCCGCCCGCCGTCGACGGCAAGGTGGTCACCGGGTGGAACGGCATGGCGATCGGCGCCCTGGCGCGCGCCGCCCTCGCCCTCGACGAGCCGGACCTCCTCGAAGCGGCCCGGTGGGCGGCCGACGCCGTGCTCGAGGTCAACGTCGACGACGACGGGATGCTGCGCCGCGCGTCGCTCGACGAGATCCCCTCCCGGGCACCGGCCGCCCTGGAGGACTGGGGCCTGCTGGCCGGTGGGCTGTTCGACCTGGCCGCGGCGACCGGAGAGGTCGCCTACGCGGTGAGGGCGCGGGAGCTCCTCGACGCGTGCCTCACGGACGGTTCCGGCACGCTGATCGTCCGCGCCCCGGGCGGCGGCGACCCGGTGCTGGCGGCGCAGGGCCTCGCCGCCCCCGCCGACGAGTCCGACGGCGATCACCCGTCCGGACGCTCCGCGGTCGCCGCTGCGGCGTTCACGGCCTGGGCGCTGGGCGCCGGTGACCGCTACCGCCGCGTCGCGGCGGCGATGACGGCGACCGCCGCTCCGTCAGCGCTGGCGCAGCCGATCGGCGCCGGAGCGATGCTTCGCGTCGCCGCGCAGCTCGCCGAGGGTCCACGCCAGGTCGTCGTCATCGCGGCCCCGCCCACCGGCGCGCTGGTGGATGCCGCGCGCCGCGTCCGCGCCGACGTGCTCACCTTCGTCACCCCCGCGCAGGCGGAGGCGTTCGCCGCGGCGGGCTTCTCGCTGTTCGAGGGGAAGACCTCCCAGGGCGGTGCCCCGACCCTCTACGACTGCCGCGACTTCGCGTGCCGACTGCCCGTCACCGAGCCGGACCAGGTCAGCGCCGAGCGCTAG
- the rsmI gene encoding 16S rRNA (cytidine(1402)-2'-O)-methyltransferase, whose amino-acid sequence MLILAATPIGNLSDATARLVETLEQVAVVAAEDTRTTQRLLAGLGVKNRPRLIALHDHNEKDKAAELAALAAEQDLLLVSDAGMPTVSDPGYALVSAAVAAGVRVTALPGPSAVITALAVSGLPTDRFAFEGFPARKPGERAAAFRALANEPRTLVFFEGPSRVGQTLTDLAAAFGPDRRAAVCRELTKLFEEVVRGPLSELAAWAEGGVRGEVVLVVEGAPPRSIAFPDAVTQVLELKRSGLRLKDAAAEVSAHTGHSSRELYQAALAVQG is encoded by the coding sequence ATGCTGATCCTCGCCGCCACCCCGATCGGCAACCTGTCCGATGCGACCGCGCGGCTCGTCGAGACCCTCGAGCAGGTGGCCGTCGTCGCCGCCGAAGACACGCGCACGACGCAGCGCCTGCTCGCGGGCCTCGGTGTGAAGAACCGGCCGCGCCTCATCGCGCTCCACGACCACAACGAGAAGGACAAGGCCGCCGAACTGGCCGCGCTCGCCGCCGAACAGGACCTCCTCCTGGTCAGCGACGCGGGCATGCCCACCGTCAGCGATCCGGGATACGCCCTCGTGAGCGCCGCCGTCGCCGCGGGGGTTCGGGTGACCGCCCTCCCCGGACCGAGTGCCGTCATCACCGCGCTCGCCGTGTCCGGCCTGCCCACCGACCGTTTCGCGTTCGAGGGGTTCCCGGCTCGCAAGCCGGGGGAGCGGGCCGCCGCCTTCCGCGCGCTGGCGAACGAGCCGCGCACCCTCGTGTTCTTCGAGGGGCCGTCGCGGGTCGGCCAGACGTTGACCGATCTCGCCGCGGCCTTCGGGCCCGACCGGCGGGCGGCCGTCTGCCGCGAGCTGACGAAGCTCTTCGAGGAGGTCGTGCGCGGCCCGCTGTCGGAGCTGGCCGCGTGGGCGGAGGGCGGCGTGCGCGGCGAGGTCGTCCTCGTCGTCGAGGGTGCGCCGCCGCGCAGCATCGCGTTCCCCGATGCCGTGACGCAGGTGCTCGAGCTGAAGCGCTCGGGCCTGCGTCTGAAGGATGCCGCAGCCGAGGTGTCCGCGCACACCGGGCACTCCTCTCGGGAGCTGTACCAGGCGGCCCTCGCCGTCCAGGGCTGA
- the metG gene encoding methionine--tRNA ligase: MTSDGSFYITTPIYYPSDVPHIGHGYTTVAVDALARWHRQAGDDTWMLTGTDEHGQKMLRAAAANGATPQEWVDRLVSESWFPLLETLDVANDDFIRTTQERHEERVQKFVQAIYDRGHIYAGEFEALYCVGCEEFKTESEIVDGTGAFEGLKVCAIHSKPLELLQEKNYFFTLSAFQDQLLELYRTVPDFVRPESARNEVVSFVKNGLKDLSISRSTFDWGIKVPWDESHVIYVWVDALLNYATAVGYGSDPEEFARRWPAYHVVGKDILRFHAVIWPAMLMAAGVEVPRGVFAHGWLLVGGEKMSKSKLTGIAPTEITDVFGSDAYRFYFLSAIAFGQDGSFSWEDLSARYQAELANGFGNLASRTVAMVERYFEAIVPPPAEYTEKDIEIQRIVAKAADDADAAIERFRIDEAIAAIWTIVDALNLYITENEPWALAKDDAQRARLGTVLYTAAEGLRALAVLLSPVTPIATQKLWEALGAGAELGALDAQPLREAGRWGALRPGTSVNGLAPLFPRVEQAR, translated from the coding sequence GTGACTTCCGACGGCTCCTTCTACATCACGACGCCGATCTACTACCCCAGCGACGTGCCGCACATCGGCCACGGCTACACGACCGTGGCCGTGGACGCGCTGGCGCGCTGGCACCGCCAGGCCGGTGACGACACCTGGATGCTGACGGGCACCGACGAGCACGGTCAGAAGATGCTCCGCGCCGCCGCCGCCAACGGCGCGACGCCGCAGGAGTGGGTCGACCGGCTCGTCAGCGAATCGTGGTTCCCGCTGCTGGAGACGCTCGACGTCGCCAACGACGACTTCATCCGCACGACGCAGGAGCGCCACGAGGAGCGCGTGCAGAAGTTCGTGCAGGCGATCTACGACCGCGGCCACATCTACGCGGGCGAGTTCGAGGCGCTCTACTGCGTCGGCTGCGAGGAGTTCAAGACCGAATCCGAGATCGTCGACGGCACCGGTGCGTTCGAGGGCCTGAAGGTCTGCGCGATCCACTCGAAGCCGCTCGAGCTGCTGCAGGAGAAGAACTACTTCTTCACGCTCAGCGCGTTCCAGGATCAGCTGCTCGAGCTCTACCGCACGGTGCCCGACTTCGTGCGGCCCGAGTCGGCCCGCAACGAGGTCGTCTCGTTCGTGAAGAACGGACTGAAGGACCTGTCGATCTCGCGGTCGACGTTCGACTGGGGCATCAAGGTGCCCTGGGACGAGTCGCACGTCATCTACGTGTGGGTCGATGCGCTGCTGAACTACGCCACCGCCGTCGGCTACGGCAGCGACCCCGAGGAGTTCGCCCGCCGGTGGCCGGCGTACCACGTGGTCGGCAAGGACATCCTGCGCTTCCACGCCGTCATCTGGCCGGCGATGCTGATGGCCGCCGGCGTCGAGGTGCCGCGCGGCGTCTTCGCGCACGGCTGGCTGCTGGTCGGCGGCGAGAAGATGTCGAAGTCCAAGCTGACGGGGATCGCCCCGACCGAGATCACCGACGTCTTCGGGTCGGACGCGTACCGGTTCTACTTCCTGTCGGCGATCGCCTTCGGCCAGGACGGCTCGTTCTCCTGGGAGGACCTGTCGGCCCGCTACCAGGCCGAGCTCGCCAACGGCTTCGGAAACCTCGCCTCCCGCACCGTCGCGATGGTCGAGCGCTACTTCGAGGCCATCGTGCCGCCGCCGGCGGAGTACACGGAGAAGGACATCGAGATCCAGCGGATCGTCGCGAAGGCCGCCGACGACGCGGATGCCGCGATCGAGCGTTTCCGCATCGACGAGGCCATCGCGGCGATCTGGACGATCGTCGACGCGCTGAACCTGTACATCACCGAGAACGAGCCGTGGGCTCTGGCGAAGGACGATGCGCAGCGCGCGCGCCTGGGCACCGTGCTCTACACGGCGGCCGAGGGACTCCGCGCCCTCGCGGTGCTGCTGTCGCCGGTGACGCCGATCGCGACGCAGAAGCTGTGGGAGGCGCTCGGCGCCGGTGCGGAGCTCGGCGCGCTCGACGCGCAGCCGCTGCGCGAGGCGGGCCGGTGGGGGGCTCTGCGTCCGGGCACGTCGGTCAACGGCCTCGCCCCGCTCTTCCCCCGCGTCGAGCAGGCGCGGTGA
- a CDS encoding TatD family hydrolase: protein MTDPSQYVRTREKGSRDVTYPDAPAPLSVPVYDNHAHLEIEDGVGLSLDEQLDRAAEVGVIGVVQAGGDIDSSRWSAWAAASHPRVLAAVAIHPNEAPEYAAAGRLDEAIRVIDELAAQPRVRAVGETGLDFFRTAEDGRPAQFESFEAHIALAKKHGIAMQIHDRDAHDAVLETLVRVGAPERTVFHCFSGDAAMARVAAEAGYYLSFAGNVTFKNAQNLRDALAVTPRERILVETDAPFLTPVPHRGRPNAPYLVPVTVRFLAAELDLPLDELCAQLAANTLEVYGAFDD, encoded by the coding sequence GTGACCGACCCGTCGCAGTACGTCCGCACGCGCGAGAAGGGCTCGCGCGACGTGACCTACCCCGACGCGCCCGCGCCGCTCAGCGTGCCGGTCTACGACAACCACGCGCACCTCGAGATCGAGGACGGCGTCGGACTGTCGCTCGACGAGCAGCTCGACCGTGCCGCAGAGGTCGGCGTCATCGGGGTCGTGCAGGCCGGCGGCGACATCGACTCCAGCCGCTGGTCGGCGTGGGCCGCGGCATCCCATCCGCGCGTGCTCGCCGCGGTCGCCATCCATCCGAACGAGGCGCCGGAGTACGCGGCGGCCGGTCGGCTCGACGAGGCGATCCGCGTGATCGACGAGCTGGCCGCACAGCCGCGCGTGCGGGCCGTCGGTGAGACGGGGCTGGACTTCTTCCGCACCGCCGAGGACGGCCGGCCGGCCCAGTTCGAGAGCTTCGAGGCGCACATCGCCCTCGCGAAGAAGCACGGCATCGCCATGCAGATCCACGATCGCGACGCCCACGACGCCGTGCTCGAGACGCTGGTGCGCGTCGGAGCTCCGGAGCGCACGGTGTTCCACTGCTTCTCCGGCGACGCCGCCATGGCGCGCGTCGCGGCCGAGGCGGGCTACTACCTGTCGTTCGCGGGCAATGTGACGTTCAAAAACGCGCAGAACCTCCGCGACGCCCTCGCCGTCACGCCGCGGGAGCGCATCCTGGTGGAGACGGATGCCCCGTTCCTCACCCCCGTGCCCCATCGCGGTCGTCCCAACGCGCCCTACCTCGTGCCGGTGACGGTGCGGTTCCTGGCCGCGGAGCTCGACCTTCCGCTCGACGAGCTGTGCGCTCAGCTCGCCGCCAACACCCTCGAGGTCTACGGCGCGTTCGACGACTGA
- a CDS encoding dolichyl-phosphate-mannose--protein mannosyltransferase encodes MTSTEEPLLGGPPTEAARPPLYERLVGRLYADAGRRRLVDWLAPVLITLIAGILRFANLGQPHALVFDETYYVKDSWSQWNLGYPATWPDGADESFVAGDTNVFTTMGSFVVHPPLGRMLIGLGMFLTGADSSAGWRLATAVFGTALVLLVYLVAKTLTSSTVFASVAGGLMAIDGLAIVMSRVALLDVFLAFFVLLGIWFVILDRKTHAARFRTPAAGGAPWGPVRWNRPWLLAAGAALGAASAVKWSGLYVIAAVGLYVVVSDALLRRRAGVAMWPTDAAFRQGAVSFLLLVPAAAVVYLASWTGWLTTTGGWARDAADAHPATGFLGWVPLALQSLWDYHRQIYDFHVGLTSPHSYASPAWQWPLLVRPTSMYYHQDAFGEAGCGAVNGCVQNIYSMPNPLLWWAGVAAVLWIAYRFVRTRDARLAVVLVGAGATYLPWLLYPERTIFEFYTIAILPFMVLAVTFALRDVAGLARAATAPAATVGEDVPGAAVATDVPGASVASVASVASVASVASVASVASVERRRTGQRIVLVFLALVLATAIFWYPVLTAMPVPYDFWRAHNWLPSWI; translated from the coding sequence GTGACGTCGACCGAGGAGCCGCTGCTCGGCGGGCCCCCGACCGAGGCCGCCCGCCCGCCGCTGTACGAGCGTCTCGTCGGCCGCCTGTACGCCGACGCGGGTCGCCGCCGCCTGGTCGATTGGCTCGCACCGGTGCTGATCACGCTGATCGCCGGCATCCTGCGCTTCGCGAACCTCGGCCAGCCGCACGCGCTCGTCTTCGACGAGACCTACTACGTCAAGGACTCCTGGAGTCAGTGGAATCTCGGGTATCCCGCGACGTGGCCCGACGGCGCCGATGAGAGCTTCGTGGCCGGCGACACGAACGTCTTCACCACGATGGGCAGCTTCGTCGTGCACCCGCCGCTGGGCCGCATGCTCATCGGGCTGGGGATGTTCCTCACCGGTGCCGACTCGTCGGCGGGCTGGCGACTCGCCACCGCGGTGTTCGGCACGGCTCTCGTGCTGCTGGTCTACCTGGTCGCCAAGACGCTGACCTCTTCGACGGTGTTCGCCTCGGTCGCGGGCGGTCTGATGGCGATCGACGGCCTCGCGATCGTGATGAGCCGCGTGGCCCTGCTCGACGTGTTCCTCGCGTTCTTCGTGCTGCTGGGGATCTGGTTCGTGATCCTCGACCGGAAGACGCACGCCGCGCGGTTCCGCACGCCGGCCGCGGGTGGAGCGCCCTGGGGACCGGTGCGCTGGAACCGGCCGTGGCTGCTGGCCGCCGGTGCCGCCTTGGGGGCCGCATCGGCCGTGAAGTGGTCGGGGCTCTACGTCATCGCCGCGGTCGGCCTCTACGTCGTCGTCTCCGATGCGCTCCTTCGTCGACGCGCCGGCGTCGCGATGTGGCCGACGGATGCCGCATTCCGCCAGGGTGCGGTGTCGTTCCTGCTGCTCGTCCCCGCCGCCGCCGTCGTCTACCTCGCGTCGTGGACGGGATGGCTGACCACGACGGGCGGCTGGGCCCGCGACGCCGCGGACGCGCACCCGGCGACCGGCTTCCTCGGCTGGGTGCCGCTCGCGCTGCAGAGCCTGTGGGACTACCACCGGCAGATCTACGACTTCCACGTCGGACTGACCTCACCGCACAGCTATGCCAGCCCCGCGTGGCAGTGGCCGCTGCTCGTGCGCCCGACCTCGATGTACTACCACCAGGACGCCTTCGGCGAAGCGGGCTGCGGCGCGGTGAACGGCTGCGTGCAGAACATCTACAGCATGCCGAATCCGCTGCTGTGGTGGGCCGGCGTCGCTGCGGTGCTGTGGATCGCGTACCGCTTCGTGCGCACGCGTGACGCGCGCCTGGCCGTCGTGCTCGTCGGGGCCGGCGCGACGTATCTGCCGTGGCTCCTCTACCCTGAGCGGACGATCTTCGAGTTCTACACGATCGCGATCCTGCCGTTCATGGTGCTGGCGGTGACGTTCGCGCTGCGCGATGTCGCGGGGCTGGCGCGGGCTGCGACCGCTCCTGCTGCCACGGTCGGAGAGGACGTCCCTGGCGCCGCGGTGGCAACGGACGTTCCGGGCGCCTCGGTGGCCTCGGTGGCCTCGGTGGCCTCGGTGGCCTCGGTGGCCTCGGTGGCCTCGGTGGCCTCGGTCGAGCGTCGGCGCACCGGTCAGCGGATCGTGCTCGTCTTCCTCGCCCTCGTGCTCGCCACGGCGATCTTCTGGTACCCGGTGCTGACCGCGATGCCCGTGCCCTACGACTTCTGGCGGGCGCACAATTGGCTCCCGTCCTGGATCTAG
- a CDS encoding aldo/keto reductase, translating to MTIPSVQLNDGTSIPQLGFGVFKVPADDAERLVSEAFEAGYRHIDTAAIYGNEEGVGAAIAASGLARDELYITTKLWNDRQAGDDPRAALGESLDKLGLDRVDLYLVHWPAPRNDQYVNAWTKLIELRDAGLTTSIGVSNHRVEHLERIIEATGVTPAVDQIELHPAYQQRDVTDWAAAHGVAIESWGPLGQGKYDLFGAEPVAAASAAHDVTPAQVVLRWHLQRGFIVFPKSSSRERIRENADLFGFELTGDEVAAIDALDPQDGSGRVGSHPDDVN from the coding sequence ATGACGATTCCCTCCGTGCAGCTCAACGACGGCACATCCATCCCCCAGCTCGGCTTCGGCGTGTTCAAGGTTCCCGCCGATGACGCCGAGCGCCTCGTGAGCGAGGCCTTCGAGGCCGGCTACCGCCACATCGACACCGCCGCGATCTACGGCAACGAAGAGGGTGTCGGTGCGGCGATCGCGGCCAGCGGCCTGGCGCGCGACGAGCTCTACATCACCACGAAGCTATGGAACGACCGTCAGGCCGGCGACGACCCCCGCGCCGCGCTCGGTGAGAGCCTCGACAAGCTCGGGCTCGACCGCGTCGACCTGTACCTGGTGCACTGGCCGGCACCCCGGAACGACCAGTACGTGAACGCCTGGACGAAGCTCATCGAGCTCCGTGACGCGGGCCTCACGACCAGCATCGGCGTCTCCAACCACCGCGTCGAGCACCTCGAGCGCATCATCGAGGCGACCGGCGTCACCCCCGCGGTCGACCAGATCGAGCTGCACCCCGCCTACCAGCAGCGCGACGTCACCGACTGGGCGGCCGCGCACGGCGTGGCCATCGAGTCGTGGGGTCCCCTCGGCCAGGGCAAGTACGACCTGTTCGGTGCCGAGCCGGTGGCAGCGGCATCCGCTGCGCACGATGTCACGCCCGCGCAGGTCGTGCTCCGCTGGCACCTGCAGCGCGGCTTCATCGTGTTCCCGAAGTCGTCGAGCCGCGAGCGGATCCGCGAGAACGCCGACCTGTTCGGCTTCGAGCTGACCGGCGACGAGGTCGCCGCGATCGACGCCCTCGACCCGCAGGACGGTTCGGGTCGCGTCGGCAGCCACCCCGACGACGTCAACTGA